One window of Novipirellula aureliae genomic DNA carries:
- the mutL gene encoding DNA mismatch repair endonuclease MutL yields the protein MTTSTKTKPIIRQLPPNLVNQIAAGEVIERPASVVKELLENSVDAGAFRIEVTINGGGSELIRISDDGCGMSEEQLPLAVASHATSKLPDEHALFHVDTLGFRGEALASIGSVSQLTIRSRSEGDSCGSEINVRGGVVESPVPCGCPVGTVMEIRNLFFNTPVRHRFLKTAQTERGHIVEAFTRIALANPKIHFVMTSNDKVVYDLPPSVRWSDRIEAFFGGEIADSLIPIESDDAQIRISGYACDPSVSRGNNRMQYLFLNGRHIRDRSLQHALTEAYRGLLMVGRHPVCFLRMEMPAEMVDVNVHPCKLEVRFTDGGRVYGRLLQTLRYQFLKTNMTHRVGPSSSSGLQVDATEIKSMPNEVATPGESVLGLPRQVESDQRQEVIHWARSGESSSTNATSSTQRLPSLSVPGFQPFPSDASNSRPDSATLTTPALSEVAMSEVAMSEVAGVNVPQPDTAPWDAPSESTAEPNPNMNPTANPTVCYLGFQVHNRYLVTQDEKGMVVIDQHALHERVLYERIKDKVLGAQERLESQRLLVPEPVSLTPAERTAALEAKETLARIGIEVDDFGGETILIHSYPAMLSKSSPSDMLRTLLESLMSAGKQPDAQDLLNHLLSTIACKAAVKAGDPLTREEITALLEQRDLYQDTHHCPHGRPTAMFFSRDELDRMFGRLGPRGRAKGQ from the coding sequence ATGACTACCTCAACAAAAACGAAGCCGATCATTCGGCAATTGCCGCCAAATCTTGTCAATCAAATTGCGGCTGGCGAAGTGATCGAACGGCCAGCATCGGTCGTCAAGGAGTTGCTCGAAAACAGTGTCGATGCCGGTGCGTTTCGAATTGAAGTGACGATTAACGGTGGAGGCAGCGAGTTAATTCGCATTAGTGATGATGGTTGTGGCATGTCGGAAGAGCAATTGCCATTGGCCGTCGCCAGTCATGCAACCAGCAAATTGCCTGATGAGCATGCACTGTTTCACGTCGACACGTTAGGGTTTCGCGGCGAGGCCTTGGCGTCAATCGGAAGCGTTTCTCAGCTGACGATCCGTAGCCGCAGCGAAGGCGATTCATGCGGCAGCGAGATCAATGTTCGTGGCGGTGTTGTCGAGTCTCCGGTCCCCTGTGGGTGCCCGGTTGGTACGGTCATGGAAATTCGCAATCTGTTCTTCAACACGCCCGTTCGCCATCGGTTCTTGAAGACCGCTCAAACCGAACGAGGGCACATCGTCGAAGCGTTTACTCGAATCGCATTAGCGAATCCCAAGATCCATTTTGTGATGACATCCAATGACAAGGTCGTCTATGATTTGCCACCCTCGGTGCGTTGGTCCGATCGCATCGAGGCATTCTTTGGTGGTGAGATTGCCGATTCCTTGATCCCGATTGAAAGCGACGATGCTCAGATACGAATCAGCGGATATGCATGCGATCCATCGGTCAGTCGCGGCAACAATCGGATGCAGTATTTGTTTCTCAACGGTCGGCACATTCGCGACCGCTCGCTGCAACATGCTCTGACGGAAGCGTACCGTGGACTCTTGATGGTTGGGCGTCATCCCGTCTGTTTTCTCCGAATGGAAATGCCTGCGGAGATGGTCGACGTGAATGTCCATCCATGCAAGTTGGAGGTGCGTTTTACCGATGGCGGACGGGTTTATGGACGCCTACTACAAACGCTGCGATATCAGTTTTTGAAAACCAACATGACACACCGCGTCGGGCCGAGTTCCTCGAGCGGTCTGCAAGTGGATGCGACAGAGATCAAGTCGATGCCAAACGAAGTGGCAACGCCCGGAGAAAGTGTTTTGGGCCTGCCTCGGCAAGTTGAGTCCGATCAGCGTCAAGAGGTCATTCATTGGGCGCGTTCGGGCGAATCGAGCTCAACAAACGCGACAAGTTCAACCCAACGTTTGCCCTCTCTTTCCGTGCCTGGTTTCCAACCCTTCCCAAGTGACGCTTCGAATTCTCGGCCTGACTCGGCGACGCTGACGACGCCAGCATTGTCCGAAGTCGCCATGTCCGAAGTCGCCATGTCCGAAGTCGCTGGCGTCAACGTCCCCCAACCCGATACCGCTCCTTGGGACGCTCCGAGCGAATCAACGGCAGAACCAAACCCGAACATGAATCCGACGGCTAACCCGACGGTTTGCTATTTGGGCTTTCAGGTCCACAATCGCTACTTGGTCACGCAAGATGAAAAAGGGATGGTCGTGATCGACCAACATGCACTGCATGAGCGGGTCTTGTACGAGCGGATCAAGGACAAGGTGTTAGGGGCACAAGAGCGGCTAGAGTCACAGCGGCTACTCGTGCCTGAACCGGTGTCTTTGACCCCTGCCGAGCGAACCGCTGCGCTGGAGGCCAAAGAGACACTGGCCCGAATTGGGATTGAAGTCGACGATTTCGGTGGGGAAACGATTTTGATCCATTCTTATCCAGCGATGCTCAGCAAGTCGTCTCCGAGTGACATGCTTCGAACGTTGCTTGAATCGTTGATGTCGGCGGGCAAGCAGCCTGATGCTCAAGACTTATTGAATCATTTGCTCAGCACGATTGCCTGCAAAGCGGCGGTGAAAGCGGGTGACCCGTTGACTCGCGAAGAGATCACCGCGTTACTGGAGCAACGTGATTTGTATCAAGATACGCATCATTGCCCGCATGGACGTCCGACGGCGATGTTCTTTAGCCGTGATGAACTCGATCGAATGTTTGGTCGGCTCGGCCCGCGAGGCCGTGCGAAAGGTCAATAG